attAACTGTCTCCTTTTCTGGCTgtctttttattatcattacaattattgtattatttaattttttacaccttttcCTCAAGGGGACATCATTTGCAATAATGTGAGAACTTTCCCTATGGCCATTTTACGcgtaatttatctttttttgacaaatttaatgGCATTGCGCCAGTCGATAAAGTCCGGGTATTAAATTTGGATGTAAAAGAGTATAATAGAATGAGGTGATAACGCTATCAGTTCGATTGCACAAAAAAAGAAGTTCCTGAGTACACAAAACTTTGATTCATTACCGAGATCCGAAATGAAATTCCTCTAAATAGTATCCATAAATTTTTTGCTATTATAACAATCTTGTCTTTCTGGCAACAAAATATTCCCTGATGAAGCTTGGTTTGTGAGTCAAAGAAAATTTGCGATTGACTTTCTGATTAAACAAGAAATTGTTGCGTGGAAACAACAACATAGTCTACATAATGAGGCGCTGAGGTCTTTCTGAAGGGTCTCCTTCTAAGTCAATCCCATGAAAATGCTTAGTTACTGCGAAGGAAATAGTATAATTGAGAgtaaaaaaagagtaaaagaaatCATAACTTTTCCTTACCTCGATAACGAGCCCGAAATCCTGCAAATTCTTTCGAGATATCTGACGTAAACCTCACATAAAGGTTGTTGGACGTGCTTGTCAAAGATTGCTTGGGCAAAGTGTTTCCAAATAAAGTACCAATCAAAGGAGAAGAACGTGATACACCATCGTACACAGTGACGATATCGACCTTGTCCTCAGTTTTTAAGCGAATAAAAACAAGTTCAATATGTCCATTTGAAGTTATATTCCATGTACAGTCCATGTCACTTTTGTAGGTTTCCACATGACCAGGTACAGGGGCATCATTGGACTCGATATAGCCAGTTGAATCTGACTGCCATACAGTTAAATTGGTACAAGAAGATATTACGGTGGCGTTCGGTGCTGTGGagttaataaatgaaaacaagtttaGGATATAAGGCTTCGCCGCTTACATTTCAATATATTCAATACAAAAATTAAGTTTATCAGTGTGAGAATAGTTCAATCTTTCTATCAGTAGAGAGTAACTATAAAAGTTTTACTGTTTATGCCGACGACACGCAACTAATCTGCTGAGAGTTagttaagtttgaaaaaaacaacaacaacagcaaacaaaaaataaagcaaaaaagttaagtttgaaaaaaacaacaacaacagcaaacaaaaaataaaaacaaaaggtaGTAGAGGCGTTTAATTActttgcagaaacttaccaccACAGGTTTTACCGGTTCCTGCTAAGCCTGGAGCACATCGACATCTATAGGTACCAGGAATATTCTCGCAGCGAGCTTTGACATGGCATGTGTAGGTTCCCAAGCGGCATTCATCCATATCTGTTTCGtattaaaagaataaaaaaaagggctTTTCACTGAGATACACAGATATAGATATGAGTTTTCTGATTTATTCCAAAGATCAGCCACTTCGATTCTATCCCTTTATGTCAAACACTGAAGTTAACTTTCGAGGGGGTAAGaaaggtaaatgaaatgaaCGTACcctttttaaaacatgaaatTCTAAGGCagcatattttataatttattatcAGCTAATGTATCtatttattgttaaaattaaCAAACCTTCGCAGTCCTTGTTGGCATCCAAACGGTATGAAAGGTGAATGAAACAAACGTACTCTCTTTTTAAATATGAAATTCTAAGACAGCATATTTTATAAGTACTTATTAATTATTATATCtatttattgttaaaattaaCAAACCTTCACAGTCCTTGTTGGCATCCAAACGGAAACCCTTATTACACTTGCAGGTGTATGAGCCATCACTGTTAATGCAATGAGAATCTGCTGGACAGTGATAATTATAGTCGATACATTCAtcataatctgaaaaaaagattgttaaaaaGCATATAGGTGGTTATTTGGTAGGTTATTTTGCTGATCACATCTcgtgaaacaaaggaaaattttatgtACTCGAAATTGTTTTTACAGCTAttcaaaacgaaacaaagcATCTAGCCTAATTGTCTCCCGCTCTTTTGTTAACTACTACAATACACTATACCATCCAATCTTCATTTGAAACGCCAGATCTGCCATATGCACACTCATTTTACTAACCTTTCTTGCAGGTAAATCTGTGACAATCAGTGCAGTTCACGTCATTCCATTCGTAGTGATGGTTTTTGAGGAAGCCAAGAGTATGAACACAGTCTTCATTGCCATAGTTGTTTGGTTGGCCCTTCGCCCAGTTCTTAAATTTAAATGTGCTCCCATCGCTCCACACGAACTTCCCTTCTGAGTTGATATCAGTGAGCCCTAGCCAAGAGTGCTCTCCGCCATGCAGACTCTGGACATAAACGTTTTCTTCCTGACTGTGTATGCTTGGAAGGTTAGCTCCCTGCGTGGCGCATTTTCCTTGGCTGCTGCCCCAGGAATCACATGCAGCCACTTGTCTATAGCAATACCCTCTGAAATAATTCCAGTCGTCGTCACAAATGCTGTCTGTGAAATAAACACAATGGGCTAGTTTTTTCGtctattcatttacttttttaactttgtaaaGTTTTATTGCTCGGAACACCCGAAACTTCAATCAGCACGGGGAGAGCAACTCACGAGAAGTTTAAAGCAGGTAATAAATCTCACCTCCCATCACAGCATATGAGACGTTCAAAGGGTCAAACCGTTGCACGTAGAGCTCTTTGACACAAATTCGAAATCCAGACGTTGTGATAGACTTAGaagcaaaaaggaaacaaactgtTTGGTTAGCGAATCTATGTAATTATTCTAAAGATTCGTGATTCAAGATTAAGaactataaataaaaaatattcctAGTAAATGCAAGATTAACGCCTCAAAACCTTAGCAAACGTTTAGGCAAAGTATCGTCTGGTTTTCTAAAAGAATATCAGATTATATCGGGACAAAGACTAGGAAAGTAAACCATGCCGACGCGTTAATATCTGCTTTCCTACTGtggaagataatgatgatggaAAAAGTCGCGGCTTAACAAACCGTTTTCCAGGAAATGTTGTTACCTCAATCCAGCTTACGATTCCATTGCATTCCGCAGCAGCATTTCCTCCACCAGTAGAATGCTTGGGAGTGACCAGCACCGTTGGTGGGTAGGTATAAGCCGATCGAGAGTAGGTCACATCCTTTATATGGATTAGTGTAAGTAAATATGATCGGTCAATAAGTTAATCAAGAGATTAACCAACTATTCACCAATGGAATATTTTAATTACCAAGGTAATCACTGAGATAGCTTTAACTGATgtaaatttaatgaaatcaaaacaattagTCAAAGGCGAATTTGTGTGTCTTGTCTAGTCTAGAAAATCGTGGCTCTTTGCATATATCATGGCCCTCATGTGGATCATGTCTATACATCACAGGTGCATATCATAAAAGTGCTTCGTTGAATGTCGCAAAAACTGAACAGCTCCTAGTCCGGTAAAAAACCCTGAGGAGCTTATAAAATGTCCAAACAACATCCTGCGAAAAGTCAAGAGTACTGAGTAACTCATGATTGGCTCGAATTTTGTATCCAATTAGCTCATCAGAAAGGGGTAAATTTGTTAATAAATCActtgaaaaaacagaaaaagaaaagtgagaagaagaagaacaaaaactgCAACTGGGGATTACAATAGTTGAAActtgatacaatttttttctatcaGTGCTACACTCATCCAAAAACAAACTACATTGTTACTCTTTTGAAGAGATGCAACACCTACCTTACAGAAAGCGTAGTTGTATTTTATTGATGGCAAACCAGAGTTGGGAAAGCTGACAACGCTGCTCTCTTTGAACACTGGCCTTGGTGTTTTGCCAAATGCCAACCAATTCTAAGACAAATATATAATTAATAAGTTGCGAGAAAAGAGAATGGTGTTCAGCAGCTAAATCATGTCAAACTAAAGTTTTTAAATAGGCTGGTCTTAAACTAGTGTCCGACTTGCAGGGGAATGGCAGGTTGCGTTATTTCATAAATTGTTCTCTCTAAGTTTTGCATTGCCAAGTataaacaagaaattcaaaattcaaattcattcaccgataaaaaattttttttagtctaaattttttttacttcccaTCGCAAAGTGCCATGATTGCATGGAAATGATATCCTTTCGTTATTATTATCTCTCCTTGTCATTACGTGTGATGTTAGTAAGAGTCATACTTATGGGCGGTAGCTGGATGAGGGTTTCAATTTcagtaaattttacaaaattcacgGGGACTTGACAAAACCTACCACTGAAATATCATCATGAACTCCTGCAAAGTTTTGAAGCTCCCTGAGGCAGATCTTAAAAGAATTTGTAGAAACATCCTCAAGCCACACTGAGGTAGCATCGTGCATGAGACTTGATCTGTAATGGACAGCTGTTGCAAAGATCGACGGTGGCTCAGAATACTTCCCCTaaatttatggaaaagaatACGTTTTTTAATTAGAGGGAAAACCAATAATGCACAATATAAACTCGTTCACTCGACCTCCTTGAGGCCAATTTCTGTCATCGGAATATATGGTTTCTTGGATTAACGAAGTGAGTGGAGACTATGAAAAGCTTATTCTTTAGGAAGTGCAGTAAACTAGTCGACATCACGCGCTTGAAATCTATAAAAATGTGTCCTCCACtggtttttattgaaaatgttgCTTCCAAGATGTGCTGAGTACCTATCAGATAATCCAATAGCTTGAGgtagaattctttttttttttgtcaatattgaactgaaaaaaaaatgagatagTGAATTATCACAAGGAAAGACTGTTTTGAAACCGGACATTTTTGTCCATAAGTAAGACATAAGGAGAGTCTTATGCGACTCCATATAATCTCATACAAAAATTACAGAGTAGCGCATACATTTGGAAAAGTGACTGTTCTGCAGCTAGTTCCAGTCCACCAAGTTAAGAACATCTCCTCTCCTGCTATTCCTCCAGGTGGCGCTCCCTGATAGGCCACCCAGTCTATTAAAGCGAAGCTGTCTGCGGGGTAGTCATTCCTTCCGGCTCGCGTAACGCAGGCCGTGAACTGAGTGGTGTTAATGCTCTCGACCCAAGGCGTGGTAGCTTCGTGTACCAACGTGTCATCAGAATAGTTGAAGTGGTTAACAGTGAGTTGCACGTATATTTTCATATGAGGATAGAATATGAACGGTTTAAACTTGATTACATCACACTGATCTTCGGCCCAGGAAGGTGTATTTTGGAATTCATGTCTTCCTTTCTGCATTGGGAAACCTAAAATGGAATTTTGATGGATCTGCTAAGTTTAAGAAGTGAAGCATGTAACAGCAGCATGTTTGTTTGCAGTTCTAAGTAACagacttttttgtttgttcatcaTGATAGAAAAATTAGGCcatcaattaaacaaaatatacaacgaaagtacaaaacaaaacaacaacaaactcgaaaacaacaacaaggcAACCTTGCAAACGGAGATGGAATTTACTCTCTACGAATGGGGTAAATTTAAACTGTGATAGCAAAAAATTAACCCTATGACGTTCTTATAGTCTTGCCCTTGGTGCCATTTTAGCACAAAATTGCATTGCACACAGCAAATTCTATTTGGTTTTTAGGTCGTTATGAAAGAAACTTCGAATTCAAACAGAAATTAGTTGTTTAGTGTGAAGTGGTGGAAATTTCACATGGGAAAAAAACTGATATTAACACAAAAAGCATGTAAAGAAATATGTCGGGAAGAACATGGTATATTTCGGATGACTTCAACTAACAGACGAACAGGTAATCCTAGTAATGCTCATTACCTCTGCAGCTCCCAGGGTGATAGTTCGTGTAATTTCCACGTGTTtcgcaaatttttttcttgaggaaaCACATGTTCTTGAAAGTTCGACCATTTGAAGCACAGACCTGTTCCTCGTATGATGGGCAATCATCTTTGCAGATGCAAGCATACTTCCAGGGAGTATAAGCGTAACAGAAGCTTTCGTATGTACAGTTAATATCTCTACATGGATCAAGATCTGAAAATAGAGAATAATGACAAATTAACTCATATATTTTCAAGCATAAAGGGATATAAAtagaaagcaagaaaaattacaGGGTAACAATCTGAGGCAGTCAAGAATTGTGGATAAAAGGGTGTGTGGAATGCAGAGTTTGACTACACGATCGAAAAAAGGGAAGAACAATTGCAAGAGCAGATAAatagaaagaaattttaaaaaggtaaaacaaaactaacaatACTTATGATTGACAAAACTATTTCaggtacaaaaaaattgaaaataatagaaaatCAATGGTATTTCGTTGCAACAGAAATGCTTGTCCTCTCCGATAACGAGGCACATGATAATATTAAGATCCTGCACTCAGATGAATTTTTTGTTAGACATAAACTGACAACTGAGAACTACAGTGTAGGCCCTTGCATCTCACTATttgcatctttaaaaaaatgaataaatgaatatcGTTCGGAAAATAATTGGTTGCTTATCAAGACACCGTTTTTCTTTATTACCTCCAATAACGAAGTAGTCTATTTCCACATCGCTTCTTTGGCGACCATATGCTGTGTGGTCTTTCATACAAATTCGGAAGTGAGTCTTAGTCACCTCCTAAGACagaggaaaataaaatgaacgCAAAATGATGAAGCGCATTCGTTGAAAACTACAGAAGAGTTTTAaaatgtcaacaattattagTTACAGTCGAAAGTTCGAGagagaggaaaataattttgacaactgaaaaaaaagaaaaaaaaggaagtttgaTGAAAGGAAAGAGGgggaaggaaaagaaagcaaaaaacgaTGGAAACAACCAAACGAACAGaccaaacaattaaaaatgaaacaaaaaaggcaaGTGCACCATTATGAAGATGCAAATTCCTCGTTAACATCAATTCGGTGTAGCTAACCATCTATTCACAAGCTGTATTGTAGAAATTGTTAACCATAACTCTTGCATTCTGTCGGAATTTCATTTACATCTGTGATAATCAGTAGATAAATAAGTGATTCAAACCCTACCTCCATCCAGGTAAGTAGAGGTTCTTTGTCCTTATTGTCACATCCGTCATTCGACTTGTTACCTTTGGCAGCATTGTAGACAGTTGCAAGCACAACAGGTGGTTTAAAGAATGGCTCGTCATATTTGATCGTCTGTTGAATTAAGAtcaaagaatgaaataattataacCTATCAAATGAGATTCTCGCAAGCGTTACTAAACTTGTAGATGTGACATTTTGCTGTCGAGTCAATTGAAACAAAGctgattttatttcagttgGAGTTTCAGGCCCGATAGTAAAAAACTAATAACCTCGGCTTTGTTTAATTGTCATTCAAACCAATATttcgagaaaaacaaaacaaaacttggaaCCGGTTCAGTTTAAATCCTCACGAATGACActgacttttttcttctttacgcTGACATACATGTAGAACCTTTATCTGAACCTGATCTCCGCGAAGAACCTTCTCTTTGCTTCTtatcatatttttaaatatgaatAAACCCAGCCGTAAGCTCACAATAAATCATAAACATAATAAATACAAACCTTGCAGAGGGCATATTTGTTTTGGGCTGAGGGCAACTCCTTTGCGGAAAATAGGATGCTCTTTGATTCTTTACCTTTCCAAGTTGAAGGATATTTCTCGTATGCCATCCAGTTCTTAAcatgacaaaaatgaaatgagtaaaaaaaaagtaaggtGAGAGTCTGAACCTTTTAACATTTACACTAATTTGTCAAGATGAAATAATATTTCCAAGCTTTGTAGGTGACTACACAAGAGAATACAAAGGATGGAGGACGTAATTTGAACTGAGCATTTTTTATCTGAGGACGAGACAGTTTAAGTCGGCaaacggagaaaaaaaaaggaaaagcataaCAAGCCAAAACAAATCTGTTCAAAGGAGGGAAAAACCTGACGCTTCATAGATAAGAATTATAAACACATCCTCacttaagtgccgctctcgccaagagcggtcctctcgacttcccgtcggagaaagcttttcttttatttttaataactgttttattttttccaaatcagggctgaaaaACCTAAAGCCACTCCAATATTTGCTTACCATGAAttaagtaaacattttaaaagctagaattctcgttaaaatgaaaaattcttcagtccattGTAAtcactttcgattctaattcgttacattaactaattttggttccaacgCGAAACAGGTCGTATGACAAAAcgaaaagtttgcacaatcactTCACGCAATCCATCAAGCCGGGTTTGTccaattgattttgatggtcgcagggaaatgtcgagtttgtcgttcaaaaccgttgtggtccataagagcgtgacatcattaatgacggaaacaaatttttagaaaGGAGGGCGAGTTCATCGGGTTGCGTGtgctaaatctcgggagaaactgcaggAATTGTTTTAGAGTGTATgcgttttgttttgtaaatataaactctgtgacctattttaacttgtttttgtgtccttttaagcaacgcgatatgtctgttatgaccagagtgccaaagtttgttctttaattttgatcttctccacactgtgcgtagttcatgacctgatatttcaacgtaaattatcggGAAGGCGCCTTTTGatcacttttgtttactttgaaagTCACGCGAACGCGCAAGCGTTGCGACCGAtaacgtttacgcaacgttttaggacaactcggtatctattctccattcagcTGCTATGAAAACTTAAAATCCTCAACgcagaagataaacgaacgaagtttgaacgatcaaaaggagatcttggtcaattttcagaatcatgcaaatAATCTTTGACACGAatgcaattgagcaaacacatcgatttgcgttgtttttaagaagttggtgaatggaagctagagatatacccgcgggtttgaggcgATCCGTGACCTTATTgatgtataaactatgcactgatatgttttttcagcccgattaacgccttTGTtatgagaattctttcgtacaaagtagtgaatttttgatatgcaaattaaggtcgcagagaagggtctcctctgatccCGCtggtaagaaaaatatttcagatgaagtttccatattttgtctgtgaactaactgaatacatcttgtaacttgcaGCGAGATAGAATTctgtgagctacattgttgcagtcgctgcgcgctggacaaaatctttgaaatttacacttttgaTCGTTGTCCACAGGAGTGGTCTtgccaaaaatcatttttggcttgtacgacgcaaaaaaagagaattggagaacaactaagctatttttgaaacatgtgtcctaaacccttttcatgggcaaaaaataaaaaaaagttttctccgACGGGAAatcgagaggaccgctcttagcgagagcggcacaAATTTATAAAATGCAGTTCATTTCgagaaataaaatatcaaaaataaagtGAACTAAGAAAAAAGAGTAAATAACAGCGACATCACCAAGACACCggagcaaacaaacaaaatgaagacaCAAGGACTGGAGCATCTAACGAATTTGTGGCTAACCTCAAATAtgaatataaaatcaaagtgtgacaattattaaaaataggaaaaataaaaaaggctcTACGACGAAACAAATTCCAAAAAGCATTAAAGGCAAAACGACCACATAAAAAGAATAACGGCTCACCACTTTGAGTCCCTCATGAAGTCCATCGAATACCCTTGACTCTTgcaaacaaacttcaaattcGCTCGGCGAAACCTTTTCAATCCAAACCAGCATTGCGTCGTATTTCCGGCCTTTCTTGGTGTGGTGCGGAGTGACGTGAACTGTAGGAGTTGTTTTGAAGACCtgaattcaacaaaaaaaattaaatgtcaCTCGTCGCAAAATAGCATTATCTAAGAAAAAATGGTTTCTGGAGAATCTTCCAGGCCAAAAGATCGATGCAAAACTAAATTGACTAAGGTAAGGTAAATCAAGGGTCACTCTATTGAATCATTTATACATGAGGCACTTCGATTAGGAAAACTGCGCATAAtcaaaaatctaaaaaaaaaaataacaacaccAAAAGATGGCAAAGCAGACGGCCTTTTACACAAAGCCCATTTAGATTcccaacaaacaaattcaattaGCTGCAGGCATCGAGATTTGAATAAAGGGGTCATATGAAACCCAGCACTTTTAACAACTTGGTCACGCAGTCTCTGAAAACTCAAACAATCTTACATTCTTAAATGCCAACCGGTTGCACTGTGATCCTGTAGTGAATTTGCTGAACAACGTTGCACCATGTTCAGCTCCTGTCTGTGGACCTTGAAATGCAAACCAGTCGATGGTGAAGTTATCTCCTGCTCCTCGGCCCCCTTCAACAACACAGGCTTTGAAACGAACATTGCTCACTTCTTCTACCCATACAAATATAGAATCGTAGACATTGGACGATCCATTTCCACGGTTCACTGATGCGAATACCCTGACTGGTGTTCCCTTCTTAAAACTTTTGCTAAATGAAGCTTGCTGGCAAAGATAATCGTCATTTGCTTGAGTGAAGTGAATTTTTCCTCTCTCGATGACTAAAATAAATTATAGAATTCAGCTTAGTTAACCCCATGATGCCGTGTATGATAAATGTAAGGATATTTGGGATGCATCTTCAAGGCATACAGTCGCAATGAATAATCTGAACGTAAGAACTCAAATTATACAAGCAAATTGCCGAAGGAGCATGAGAGACAAAGGGACATGAAGGAGCTGTGACAAGTGGAATTAGCCGTTTAACTTGCGATTTATCAGCTTATGCGGTGGCGCGAGTTTTAGGAACCAATCAACCAAAGCGATGAAGTAAGACAATACAGTTCCTGTTTCCTTTCAACGTCATTAACTAAcaataaaaatcataatttttggGTTCCAATGCGGGCATAACAAGGTAGAGGTCACTTCTGCAGATCAAAATCCAACTTTTTGGAGCTGTTTTTTCATTACTTCACTATTTCGGAAATGTTACTTCATTTTGGAGAGATAACAAAACGTGCGCTCGGAGAGGAATGAGTGCCTCGCTCACAGAAATGAAGAGGAAAGCTAACGAAGAAGGAGGCGATGGTTTGCAAGATATATTCGAAATTCCTTAATATTTTATAATCTGTTTTTGCAATGAACTATTCGTCTGCTTCAACCTAATTTCACAAAGTTATTCATTCCAGGAGAGATGGTTTATTATTTTTGCGACTATCGgttatatatttattgttcaAGATACTGGGAGTTGTGCAACCATTTAGAGAAAGATGAGTATTGATCCAAAATGTCATAAATATCAAATGAGTAAGTTTTTGTATCTGCATTACTTGTATTTGAAGCTACTGAGTGCCGTGTAAATTTGATAAAACTGAAATGTTGGGACTGTCGATTAGCCGGCAAACaccgtaaaaaaattgatctaatcttcagaaataaaagttaattttaaaaggaacGATTCAGCTTTATCTGCTTCGACACTGGCTTCGCAACTTCCGATCCTTAATACTACTGAAGTTTTACAAGGCGTAAAACTGGGCggtgaaagatgaaaataaaatcaacaacaTTGAAAAAACTTACCATTTCCTTCGACACTGATGAGTATAAAGAAAGTTACCAGCACCAACAATAGTTGCCTCGCAGAAGGCACCATGGCTGCAATGTATAACGTCGCGTGAACGCCACTCCTTTGGAATGGAGACTTcttcaaaaacaaatgaatttacGATTTTTTAAAGTGATAGCATATCTCCAATAGCAAGTGCGCGCGCAATATGGGAAGTCTTAGGATTATCTGTTTCAGCGCAATGTGGGTAGATTGCGCTTTAACGAGGTCACCAGAACAATTGCAAATAGGAATATCTACTTATTTTGATATCCAATATAAACATGAGAGGGATTCCAGCTGAGCAAAAAATTCATACGAAACACGCAAAAAAgctgtcaagtctttccagaGGTCTTGAAAATCATCCAACTCCGATCAAGTATTCATTCATTTCACTAAAAGTACAAGGAGACATCCCGTTTcatttttacaaaaagaaaagggGGAACAACACATATCTATTGGCGTCAAACGGGATTTTTCTCTTATTCGGAGTAAAGATGTTTTCCATTAAGGGTGGTTCTGAGATGTAGTACTAAAACCGGATCATTTTGAGTGACTCAAATTCGTGCAATTCTCCGAAAGAAAATAATCCCATTCTGCACAAAAATTCAACATCGTCGCACTGCAGTCTACTAATAAAAGGCCATTTCCTTCCACAAAAACGACTTTACTACGATACTTTCCATATTTGTAAAAAGTCTCTGCGTCATACCTTTCTCCCATTTTCATATCACAGTGTATTACGCAAGTGTCTTCAAGTGCGcctaaaaaaaaggtttctgaGTTTGACCCTAACGAGGAATTTTGAATGGTCTGTACAAACCAAACAAGAAATGATCGACATGACTGTTCCTCTCTGATGTATGCAATTGTCGCTGTTGTAGGAAAGAAGGTAAAATCCCCAAACAGCACAGTGTAAAAACTGAGAGACAAATATTGTATTTATCTCTATGTATGTGCGTTTTTTTCTGGTTCGTGACATCTCTGAAGAATAGGTAGGATTCAAACATTTGACCTTCCGATCGATTCTTCGAATCTTCTACTACTGAGCTGTTATAAAATCATAACTATTAGGCTATTCTAGTCGGCTAGAAATTTGCCGTCGACTTGGTGCTTTTGTGCGATGGCCCGACGTAAAATGGAAGATGGCATCTTTAGTGATTGTTATGTAACAAAGGATGTTAAGTGATTGATAACAGGCCGATATATCAGCCCTTAATTGAGGTCACATTCTTGATTACAACCTCATTATTGTCGGTAATTCAGACAACAAAGAAATGTAGCGCTATAAAATAAACGTTCCCCATTTTAAATTCCAACGTATACGGAACCCTTCAAATCTATCAAAAGGACGCTGTTATTAACTTTGTAGTGTCTTATTCCGGCTCGAGGTTGACGTGTTTACCGTGGTACTGCattcaaaaatattaataattcTGCAAGTTGATAGAAAGAAGGTTCAGGCTTGTACTTAAAGCCAAGCAAGTTTAGGAACAAAGATATTCCTCATGATATACATTTCATTCGTGACTTTAGGAACCCcgtttaatttttgaaattaaaattaatacttcGACAGCACGGCAATAAACGAGAAAATAAATGCAAAGATGCTTGCAATACTTTGACTAGCTCGGTCTCTTACACAGGATTAGACGAAGGAAAAGTCCCACTATTTTATATGCACGGGCCAAGAGCAAATCTCATGTTTGTTTAAGTACACAAATTCTCAAAGGAATCGAAAGAATATAGGTGGAGTTGATCCAGAGTTTCATTATCGTCAATCGTTTAACGGATTTGAATCAACTGATGAAAAGCCAAAATTGAAGACTTTTTGCTGATACTACTAGAATATATACATTTATCAG
The sequence above is a segment of the Pocillopora verrucosa isolate sample1 chromosome 5, ASM3666991v2, whole genome shotgun sequence genome. Coding sequences within it:
- the LOC131787615 gene encoding uncharacterized protein; the protein is MVPSARQLLLVLVTFFILISVEGNVIERGKIHFTQANDDYLCQQASFSKSFKKGTPVRVFASVNRGNGSSNVYDSIFVWVEEVSNVRFKACVVEGGRGAGDNFTIDWFAFQGPQTGAEHGATLFSKFTTGSQCNRLAFKNVFKTTPTVHVTPHHTKKGRKYDAMLVWIEKVSPSEFEVCLQESRVFDGLHEGLKVNWMAYEKYPSTWKGKESKSILFSAKELPSAQNKYALCKTIKYDEPFFKPPVVLATVYNAAKGNKSNDGCDNKDKEPLLTWMEEVTKTHFRICMKDHTAYGRQRSDVEIDYFVIGDLDPCRDINCTYESFCYAYTPWKYACICKDDCPSYEEQVCASNGRTFKNMCFLKKKICETRGNYTNYHPGSCRGFPMQKGRHEFQNTPSWAEDQCDVIKFKPFIFYPHMKIYVQLTVNHFNYSDDTLVHEATTPWVESINTTQFTACVTRAGRNDYPADSFALIDWVAYQGAPPGGIAGEEMFLTWWTGTSCRTVTFPNGKYSEPPSIFATAVHYRSSLMHDATSVWLEDVSTNSFKICLRELQNFAGVHDDISVNWLAFGKTPRPVFKESSVVSFPNSGLPSIKYNYAFCKDVTYSRSAYTYPPTVLVTPKHSTGGGNAAAECNGIVSWIESITTSGFRICVKELYVQRFDPLNVSYAVMGDSICDDDWNYFRGYCYRQVAACDSWGSSQGKCATQGANLPSIHSQEENVYVQSLHGGEHSWLGLTDINSEGKFVWSDGSTFKFKNWAKGQPNNYGNEDCVHTLGFLKNHHYEWNDVNCTDCHRFTCKKDYDECIDYNYHCPADSHCINSDGSYTCKCNKGFRLDANKDCEDMDECRLGTYTCHVKARCENIPGTYRCRCAPGLAGTGKTCGAPNATVISSCTNLTVWQSDSTGYIESNDAPVPGHVETYKSDMDCTWNITSNGHIELVFIRLKTEDKVDIVTVYDGVSRSSPLIGTLFGNTLPKQSLTSTSNNLYVRFTSDISKEFAGFRARYRAITDGSVRINSTSPSTGRVEVFYDGKWGTICDDAWDLNDAHVICRQLGFKQALQAYRSAYHGQGSGPIWLDDLACSGSEKNLHDCRHRGWGKHDCTHGRDASVKCTYGSSIIRLAGGSHNYGRVEVLVGGQWGTICDHTWDINDAKVVCRQLGFKGATSAPRGAAYGQGSGPIQRSHVYCEGNEESLLDCPHCPSHHCWHSEDASVVCHN